A window of Desulfobulbus oralis genomic DNA:
GGCCCTGGGCATCAGACATGTGGGCGCCAGCACGGCGGAACTCCTGGCCGATCGCTTTCCCACGCTGGAGGCGCTGCAGGCCGCCAGCACCGCGGATCTGCTGGATCTGGACGGCATCGGCGAGGAGGTGGCGGCCTCGGTGCACGCCGCCTTCCATGATCCGGCCATGCTGGCGCTCCTGAAACGCTTTCACGCAGCGGGCCTGCGCATCGCCGGGCAGGAGTCGGGCACCAACACAGCGGCCAGGGCCCTGGCGGGCCGGGTCTTTCTCTTTACCGGCACACTCCCGAGCCTCAGCCGCGATCAGGCCAGGCAGATGGCCAAAGCCGCAGGGGCGCAGGTGGCCACTGCCATCAGCCGGCGCGTTACCGATCTGGTGGCAGGAGCGAAGGCGGGCGGCAAGCTCGCGGAAGCCGGGCGGCTGGGCATCCCCGTGCTGGACGAAGCCGCCTTTCTCGAACTGGTGGAGGGCCAGCATGGCGAATAAGCGCATACATGCCAGCGTAACAGGCCGGGTGCAGGGCGTATGTTTCCGCTATGCCACCCGGGAAGAGGCGCTGCGACTGGGGCTCAGGGGCTGGGTTCGCAACCGGGCCGACGGCTCGGTGGAACTGGAAAGCGAAGGCGAAGCGGCAGCAGTGGACGAACTGCTGGCCTGGCTGCATCACGGGCCGGCCACGGCCCTGGTCTGGCAGGTGAGCTGCCGGGAAATAACGAGTGCCCAGCCCAAGGAGCTGGATTTTCAGATACGGCCTACTGTATAATAGTGCTGACGCACTTTTGGCCGCAAAAATGCGATCTCAACCTTTGTGCAAGGGAATGGCATGACTCAGCTCGAAAAAAACAAGACAGCCCAGGTGCGCAGGATCCGCCGGCCCGTGGGAGAACCGCTGGGAAAAATAAGCTGTCCACGCTGTGGCAACAGCACCCGCTTTGTGGAACAGCTCGAAAGCGTCCTGGTCACCACCACCTATCTGCAAAACGATGACGGCTCCTTTACGCCCCTGGAACAGAACAGCGACGCCGAAGGAGAACTCAGCTTCCTCTGCGGCGAATGCGGCTACGACATGACCCCCTTTCACGGGCATTTCAGGGAAATGGTCTTCTGAACCGGCTCCCGGCCCAACTGCAAAAAGGCCCCTGCCTGTGCCGGGCAGGGGCTTTTTTGGCGCCCTGCCCCAATCCCCTGGAATCCGCATGGACGACAGCCTGGTACTCTCGGTCAGCGCCCTGACCAGGAACCTCAAAAGCCTTGTGGAAGGCCGCTTTGCCTTTGTCCGCGTGGCGGGTGAAATCTCGAACCTGAGCCGCCCGGCTTCGGGCCACCTGTACTTCACCCTGAAGGACGAGCAGGCCCAGTTGAAGGTGGTGCTCTTTCGGATGCAGCGCCGCTATCTGGCCCACGACCTGCAAAACGGCCAGGAGGTGCTGTGCGCGGGCCGGCTCTCCGTGTATGAGCCGCGGGGCGACTATCAGCTCATTGCCGATACCGTCAGCTTCCGGGGGGCTGGCAATCTGGCCCAGGCCTTTCAGACCCTCAAGGCCCGGCTCGCGGCCGAGGGGCTTTTTGATGCGGCCGTCAAACGGCCCCTGCCCTTTCTGCCCCGGCACATCACGCTCGTCACCTCGCCCGAGGGCGCGGCCCTGCACGATTTTATCCGCATCGCCCGCCGCCGCTTTCCCGGCCTGCACATTGCCGTCTATCCGGTGCCGGTGCAGGGCGAACAGGCCGCCCCGGCCATGATCACCGCGCTGACGCGCATCCGCAGACAGATACAGACGGATGTGATCGTCCTCTGCCGTGGTGGCGGCTCCACGGAAGACCTGTGGGCCTTCAACGACGAGGCGCTGGCCCGGGCCATCCGCGAGGCTGCGGTGCCCGTGGTTTCGGCGGTGGGCCACGAGATAGATTTTACCATTGCCGATTTCGCGGCCGACCTGCGTGCGCCTACGCCCAGCGCGGCCGCGGAGCTGCTGGTGCCGGAACAGGCGGCGCTGGTCAAGGCCGTGGCCCTGCACCACTCGCGCCTGCTGCGGCTGATGACGCAGCGACTGGATGCCTGGGAGGCGCGGCTGCGGCTCTTCCGGCAGCGGCTTTTCACCATGC
This region includes:
- a CDS encoding acylphosphatase, whose amino-acid sequence is MANKRIHASVTGRVQGVCFRYATREEALRLGLRGWVRNRADGSVELESEGEAAAVDELLAWLHHGPATALVWQVSCREITSAQPKELDFQIRPTV
- the xseA gene encoding exodeoxyribonuclease VII large subunit, whose amino-acid sequence is MDDSLVLSVSALTRNLKSLVEGRFAFVRVAGEISNLSRPASGHLYFTLKDEQAQLKVVLFRMQRRYLAHDLQNGQEVLCAGRLSVYEPRGDYQLIADTVSFRGAGNLAQAFQTLKARLAAEGLFDAAVKRPLPFLPRHITLVTSPEGAALHDFIRIARRRFPGLHIAVYPVPVQGEQAAPAMITALTRIRRQIQTDVIVLCRGGGSTEDLWAFNDEALARAIREAAVPVVSAVGHEIDFTIADFAADLRAPTPSAAAELLVPEQAALVKAVALHHSRLLRLMTQRLDAWEARLRLFRQRLFTMPHPVERLQLEVARLKARMERSLGRLLAEHDHRLREVVQRLQRCDPRLALARQEQRLRLAHNRLWAAGRKTLVDKEQRLGRAAAVLQAVSPLATLSRGYAIARRLGGQRIIRSARETQPGDTLELLLAHGALQCRVEALRPVRDPGAA